One region of Chlorobiota bacterium genomic DNA includes:
- a CDS encoding histone deacetylase: MVVFYSDSYTVQLPPGHRFPMEKYRMLRDALIEQEVLRPHELHEATPVPMEMLELAHSREYIRSFCDGSVDPKIIRRIGIPWTEAFVRRSLASVGGTVLAARAALQQGVAGNIAGGTHHAFREYGEGYCVFNDIAVAALALLAAGAVRRVAVVDLDVHQGNGTAAILGGDTRAFTFSMHGRNNFPFTKIPSTLDVGVEDGTDDPTYLALLREALPRLFCFSPDIIFYQGGVDPLRTDTLGRLQLTHNGLMERDRMVMEAARDHEIPLVLTLGGGYANPIADTVQAHVGTYQVGKMVFEGGGAAYS; encoded by the coding sequence ATGGTCGTTTTCTACTCCGACAGCTACACCGTCCAGCTTCCCCCGGGGCACCGATTCCCGATGGAGAAATACCGGATGCTGCGCGACGCGTTAATTGAACAGGAAGTGCTGCGGCCCCACGAACTGCACGAAGCAACCCCGGTCCCAATGGAGATGCTGGAGCTTGCCCACAGCCGTGAGTATATCCGCAGTTTTTGCGACGGGAGCGTGGACCCAAAAATCATCCGGCGGATTGGAATCCCCTGGACCGAGGCGTTTGTGCGGCGGTCGCTGGCATCGGTTGGGGGGACGGTGCTGGCGGCGCGGGCTGCGTTGCAGCAAGGGGTGGCGGGGAACATTGCTGGCGGGACGCACCACGCTTTCCGCGAGTATGGCGAGGGATATTGCGTTTTCAACGACATTGCCGTTGCTGCGTTGGCGTTGCTTGCTGCCGGTGCCGTGCGGCGCGTTGCGGTGGTGGATCTGGACGTTCACCAGGGGAATGGAACGGCGGCAATCCTGGGCGGCGATACCCGCGCATTCACCTTCAGCATGCACGGGCGGAACAACTTCCCTTTCACCAAAATCCCCTCCACGTTGGATGTTGGCGTGGAGGATGGAACCGATGACCCCACCTACCTTGCGCTTCTTCGCGAAGCTCTTCCACGGCTCTTCTGTTTTTCCCCCGACATCATCTTCTACCAGGGCGGGGTGGATCCGCTGCGGACCGACACGCTTGGCCGGCTTCAACTAACCCACAACGGATTGATGGAGCGCGACCGGATGGTGATGGAGGCCGCCCGCGATCACGAAATCCCGCTGGTCCTTACCCTGGGCGGCGGCTACGCCAACCCAATCGCCGACACCGTGCAAGCCCACGTCGGGACCTATCAAGTGGGGAAGATGGTGTTTGAGGGGGGCGGGGCGGCGTACTCCTGA
- a CDS encoding methylated-DNA--[protein]-cysteine S-methyltransferase, producing MSELPTTIQTATAAQISIHSPIGTIAIEGTARGVSSIRFVESGIGRQQQPLKLLPMPIRTCAIQLEEYFAGKRQEFFLKLDMFGTEFEQRVWQEVMHIPFGETRSYGEIAGVLGDAKVVRAVGQANAHNPFMIVVPCHRVVAHDGALVGYAAGLHRKRWLLDHEAKASGARLAL from the coding sequence ATGAGCGAATTGCCAACAACCATCCAAACCGCTACCGCAGCGCAGATCAGCATCCATTCTCCTATCGGCACCATTGCCATTGAAGGGACCGCGCGCGGCGTTTCCAGCATTCGCTTTGTTGAATCCGGCATTGGCCGCCAGCAGCAGCCCCTCAAACTTCTTCCCATGCCGATCCGCACCTGCGCCATTCAGTTGGAGGAATACTTCGCGGGGAAACGGCAGGAGTTTTTCCTGAAGCTGGATATGTTCGGCACCGAGTTCGAGCAGCGCGTTTGGCAGGAGGTGATGCACATCCCCTTTGGCGAAACCCGCAGCTACGGCGAGATAGCCGGGGTGCTGGGCGATGCCAAAGTTGTGCGCGCCGTTGGCCAGGCCAACGCCCACAACCCCTTCATGATTGTTGTCCCCTGCCACCGCGTGGTTGCCCACGATGGCGCGTTGGTTGGCTACGCCGCCGGGCTGCACCGCAAACGCTGGCTGCTGGACCACGAAGCCAAAGCATCAGGAGCACGATTGGCGTTGTAG
- a CDS encoding DEAD/DEAH box helicase family protein — protein MSHTASPAIVSQPTTQHPTQQPAETTEPQNILLPGITPRNGFRFRRGQQEFLAKLADAFGAGALNQLGVFVPGYGKTITALSAFVVAHAIGVAKKLVVFVPRGNLRDQYADPQELNRVFQSIGAPRFSFCVADSEKVFLKNIETSIIITTYQYASGRGGHKALLHFCQSAPCMFVFDEVHHLSDDGTWATKIDQFPCAASVALSGTPMRSDNKTLFGVPFELRNDGEQYYRALHEVTMRDAHAEGKILKRVHAHVIDYRLKLAHAETGQIVELSLSQMVEMTKNKSDVDAFLARRKLRFHEVYLESLLAPAFECFAEKRKGRDAELAANPAIKKADARNHQMLIIAMSNRHAEAILEFVQRRFPQWRSARIGQDVPAEERQQLLEQYRNGQLDVMAQVDMIGEGTDIKPISVIVKADLVRAYSKTLQQIFRGMRYYGGFGEAGNVCDIYAANDSEVVTTLEWITSEEQIGVRMKEERERHEQLTRNTAAESGWELRDVEHRDMQRYTLELFPELAKPLPEQPAAAPPPPQKDYILNVSQREHELRQECASLASRLSFILKSHGQIVEINFIHGEAKRRFSKSQEELSINELVKKKDWLERCIAARRLVP, from the coding sequence ATGTCACATACAGCAAGCCCTGCAATCGTTTCACAACCGACCACCCAACACCCAACCCAACAACCAGCGGAGACCACCGAACCACAGAACATTCTTCTTCCCGGCATCACCCCCCGCAACGGATTTCGATTCCGGAGGGGGCAGCAGGAATTCCTTGCTAAACTGGCCGATGCATTCGGGGCAGGGGCGCTGAACCAGTTGGGGGTGTTTGTGCCGGGCTACGGCAAAACAATCACCGCGTTGTCGGCGTTTGTGGTGGCGCATGCTATCGGCGTTGCCAAAAAGTTGGTGGTGTTCGTCCCCCGCGGGAACCTGCGCGACCAATACGCCGACCCGCAGGAGCTGAACCGTGTCTTCCAAAGCATCGGCGCGCCCCGCTTCTCCTTCTGCGTGGCCGATTCGGAAAAGGTCTTCCTGAAAAACATCGAGACCTCGATCATCATCACCACATACCAGTATGCCAGCGGGCGTGGTGGCCACAAGGCGTTGCTCCATTTCTGCCAGTCGGCCCCCTGCATGTTTGTGTTCGACGAGGTCCACCACCTTTCCGACGACGGAACCTGGGCCACGAAGATTGACCAATTCCCCTGCGCCGCCAGCGTGGCACTAAGCGGAACCCCGATGCGGTCCGACAACAAAACCTTGTTCGGCGTTCCGTTCGAGCTTCGGAACGATGGCGAGCAGTACTACCGCGCACTCCATGAAGTCACCATGCGCGATGCCCATGCCGAAGGGAAAATCTTGAAGCGGGTCCATGCCCACGTGATTGATTACCGGCTGAAGCTGGCCCATGCCGAAACCGGCCAAATCGTGGAGCTGTCGCTGTCGCAGATGGTGGAGATGACCAAGAACAAAAGTGATGTTGATGCATTCCTGGCGCGGCGGAAGCTCCGGTTTCACGAGGTCTATCTGGAGTCGCTGCTGGCGCCGGCGTTCGAGTGCTTCGCCGAAAAACGGAAGGGGCGCGATGCCGAGCTTGCGGCCAATCCGGCCATAAAAAAAGCGGACGCACGCAACCACCAGATGCTGATTATCGCCATGAGCAACCGCCATGCCGAGGCGATTTTGGAGTTCGTGCAACGCCGATTTCCGCAATGGCGTTCGGCGCGCATCGGCCAGGACGTTCCCGCCGAGGAACGTCAGCAATTGCTGGAGCAATACCGCAACGGCCAGCTTGATGTGATGGCCCAAGTGGATATGATTGGCGAAGGGACCGACATCAAGCCGATCAGCGTAATCGTCAAGGCGGACCTGGTGCGGGCCTACTCCAAAACCTTGCAGCAAATCTTCCGGGGGATGCGCTACTACGGCGGATTTGGCGAGGCCGGGAACGTCTGCGACATCTACGCCGCCAACGATTCCGAAGTAGTGACAACGCTGGAATGGATCACCAGCGAAGAACAGATTGGCGTGCGGATGAAGGAGGAGCGCGAACGCCACGAACAGCTTACCCGCAACACCGCCGCCGAAAGCGGATGGGAATTGCGCGACGTTGAGCACCGCGATATGCAGCGATACACGCTTGAGCTTTTCCCAGAGCTTGCCAAACCGCTCCCCGAGCAACCCGCCGCAGCCCCCCCGCCACCCCAGAAAGATTACATCCTGAACGTCAGCCAGCGCGAGCATGAGCTGCGGCAGGAGTGTGCTTCCCTTGCCTCGCGGCTCTCCTTCATCCTGAAATCCCACGGACAGATTGTGGAGATCAACTTCATCCACGGCGAGGCCAAACGGAGGTTCTCCAAATCCCAGGAAGAGCTAAGCATCAACGAGTTGGTGAAGAAAAAAGACTGGCTGGAACGCTGCATCGCCGCACGGCGGTTGGTTCCGTAA
- a CDS encoding NifU family protein encodes MPSSISERINQAIAAVRPYLQKDGGDIEFVRFEEETRTCEVRMIGSCEHCALAPLTLRAGVEKALIYHVPEIRRVERVR; translated from the coding sequence ATGCCTTCTTCCATCAGCGAACGGATCAACCAGGCGATTGCCGCAGTGCGCCCGTACTTGCAGAAGGATGGCGGGGACATTGAGTTTGTTCGGTTCGAGGAGGAGACCCGCACCTGCGAAGTCCGCATGATCGGAAGCTGCGAGCATTGCGCCCTTGCCCCGCTGACCCTTCGCGCCGGGGTGGAAAAAGCGTTGATCTATCACGTCCCCGAAATCCGCCGCGTGGAGCGTGTGCGGTAA
- a CDS encoding ATP-binding cassette domain-containing protein: MIHAQQLHKRFATIHAVNGVTIEARQGEIFGLLGPNGAGKSTTIRMITTIIRPDSGTVTYSGHPFSDSIRSSIGYLAEERGLYQKSRILETILHFASLRGMDPAATRRHATDWLRRFDLAGSERRRIEELSKGNQQKVQLIIALIHQPQYIILDEPSSGLDPVNQELLRAILDQLRDEGKTIIYSTHQMEQAEQLCNRIALINKGEVVLAGTVQQVKEDHGGNNVAMEFEGDGRFLRELPMVMDARIYPNGAELALRPAATINDVIPHIGTRLSLTRIERVRPSLNSIFIETVRRSAGKTTATHSTNN; encoded by the coding sequence ATGATTCATGCCCAACAGTTGCACAAACGCTTCGCAACCATCCATGCCGTAAACGGCGTGACGATCGAAGCACGGCAAGGGGAGATTTTCGGTTTGCTTGGCCCGAACGGGGCCGGGAAATCAACCACCATCAGGATGATTACCACCATCATCCGCCCCGACTCCGGAACCGTGACCTACTCCGGCCACCCTTTCTCCGATTCCATCCGCTCCTCCATCGGCTACCTTGCCGAGGAGCGCGGGCTGTACCAGAAGTCGCGGATCCTTGAGACGATTCTCCACTTTGCCAGCCTGCGGGGCATGGACCCCGCCGCCACACGCCGCCACGCCACCGACTGGCTTCGCCGGTTTGACCTTGCCGGAAGCGAACGCCGCCGCATTGAGGAGCTTTCCAAAGGGAACCAGCAGAAGGTGCAGCTGATTATCGCGCTGATCCACCAGCCGCAGTATATCATCCTTGACGAACCTTCCAGCGGGCTTGATCCTGTCAACCAAGAACTGCTGCGCGCAATCCTGGACCAGCTTCGCGATGAAGGAAAAACCATCATCTACTCCACCCACCAGATGGAGCAGGCCGAGCAGCTTTGCAACCGCATTGCCCTTATCAACAAAGGGGAAGTGGTCCTGGCCGGCACGGTGCAACAGGTGAAGGAGGACCATGGCGGAAACAACGTGGCGATGGAGTTCGAAGGGGATGGAAGATTCCTGCGCGAGCTTCCAATGGTGATGGACGCAAGGATTTATCCGAACGGAGCCGAGCTTGCGTTGCGGCCCGCCGCCACGATTAATGATGTGATTCCCCACATCGGCACGCGGCTATCGCTTACCCGGATTGAGCGGGTTCGGCCATCGCTCAACAGCATTTTTATCGAGACCGTGCGCCGCTCCGCCGGGAAAACAACCGCCACCCATTCCACCAATAATTAA
- a CDS encoding ABC transporter permease: MNWNRILQIARWEFTQKAKAKSFILSLILTPAMMLLFGFLPSMLAGKGNSNTAIIGLIDSTGTVAAPLAERLKLDTLPNGQPSYLLQRYPTTPATTVAIDSAIAAADREILAEKMEGAVVIRDSAGVVVANYRSANPSNIRLVSSFENQIEKILNVERMVAAGIDTAAWGRANQSLTMETVKISEKGAEKSEGFLQTFFAAYIGIILFMILVLTTGQSLVRSLVEEKSNRIMELLVSSGTPQELMWGKLLGLSALGATQVAAWVIIGVAAVGYFAVVISPDIVASFPLIFLYLLLGYSFYASLFIGIGSLVTTEQEAQVITSYLTMLLVAPMAFAFVVMQDPDSFSVTALSYVPLLTPTLMMIRLVTKMPSPTEIAGSIAVMVAATGVVIWASGKIFRTAILMYGKRPTFREVLRWLREA; encoded by the coding sequence ATGAACTGGAATCGAATTTTGCAGATTGCCCGCTGGGAGTTCACGCAAAAAGCCAAAGCGAAATCGTTTATTCTTTCGTTAATCCTGACCCCGGCGATGATGCTGTTGTTCGGGTTTTTGCCTTCGATGCTGGCCGGCAAAGGGAACAGCAACACCGCAATTATTGGGCTGATTGACAGCACCGGAACCGTTGCCGCGCCGCTTGCCGAACGGCTGAAATTGGACACGCTCCCAAACGGCCAGCCAAGCTACCTGCTGCAACGCTATCCAACCACGCCAGCCACCACCGTTGCCATTGACTCGGCAATTGCCGCTGCGGACCGCGAAATCCTTGCCGAAAAAATGGAGGGTGCGGTGGTGATCCGCGACAGTGCCGGGGTGGTGGTTGCGAATTATCGTTCGGCCAATCCCAGTAATATCCGCTTGGTCAGCAGCTTCGAAAATCAAATCGAGAAAATTTTGAATGTGGAGCGAATGGTTGCTGCCGGAATTGACACCGCAGCATGGGGTCGCGCAAACCAATCGCTGACGATGGAGACAGTGAAAATAAGCGAGAAGGGTGCGGAAAAATCAGAGGGGTTTTTGCAGACATTTTTTGCTGCGTATATCGGCATCATTCTGTTTATGATCCTGGTGCTGACAACAGGGCAGTCGCTGGTGCGGAGCCTTGTTGAGGAAAAATCGAACAGAATTATGGAGCTTCTGGTCAGCAGTGGAACGCCGCAGGAATTGATGTGGGGGAAATTGTTGGGGTTAAGCGCGTTGGGGGCAACGCAAGTTGCGGCGTGGGTGATTATTGGCGTGGCAGCTGTTGGATATTTTGCCGTTGTGATCTCGCCAGATATTGTGGCATCATTTCCGTTGATTTTTCTCTATCTGCTGTTGGGGTATTCCTTCTATGCCTCGTTGTTTATCGGGATCGGCTCGCTTGTCACCACCGAGCAGGAGGCGCAGGTCATCACCAGTTATCTGACCATGCTGCTGGTTGCGCCAATGGCATTTGCGTTTGTGGTGATGCAGGACCCCGATTCTTTTTCCGTTACCGCGCTAAGCTACGTCCCATTATTAACGCCAACGCTGATGATGATCCGGCTTGTCACCAAAATGCCTTCGCCCACAGAAATTGCCGGAAGCATTGCGGTGATGGTTGCAGCAACCGGCGTTGTGATCTGGGCTTCGGGGAAAATTTTCCGCACGGCAATCCTGATGTATGGCAAACGCCCAACATTCCGCGAAGTGCTGCGGTGGTTGCGGGAGGCCTAA
- a CDS encoding SCO family protein, whose translation MTTKTTRVIAMALLIGLLLVSCKSSVSENIGEKQSKECCTTSADGSTAAKLPDESVYNLSSVWKTQKGDSVPFSSFHGEVTVAAMVFTHCASACPRIVADIQRIERELQPQERGKVRFLLISMDPERDTPERMQEFAGQFQLNDHWTLISSNEDATMEMANILGVRVKKLSDGGFDHSNTIHVISPSGMIIHQQQGLAVDPAETLAALRGLLKAA comes from the coding sequence ATGACAACGAAAACAACCAGAGTAATCGCAATGGCGTTGCTGATCGGCTTGCTGCTGGTTTCGTGCAAAAGCAGCGTCAGCGAAAATATTGGGGAGAAGCAATCGAAAGAATGCTGCACAACATCGGCCGATGGATCAACCGCAGCAAAACTCCCCGACGAATCGGTGTACAACCTTAGCTCCGTCTGGAAGACGCAGAAAGGGGATTCGGTTCCGTTCAGCAGTTTCCACGGGGAAGTGACGGTGGCCGCAATGGTGTTCACCCATTGCGCTTCGGCCTGCCCACGAATCGTTGCTGATATTCAAAGAATTGAACGCGAATTACAGCCACAGGAGCGGGGGAAGGTTCGATTCCTGCTTATCAGTATGGACCCCGAGCGCGACACGCCGGAACGGATGCAAGAATTTGCCGGGCAATTTCAACTGAACGACCATTGGACGCTGATCTCCAGCAATGAAGACGCAACAATGGAAATGGCAAATATTCTTGGGGTGCGCGTCAAAAAACTTTCCGATGGCGGGTTCGACCACTCGAACACCATCCACGTGATTAGCCCCTCGGGAATGATTATTCACCAGCAGCAAGGCCTGGCAGTGGACCCAGCCGAAACGCTGGCAGCATTGCGGGGATTGCTGAAAGCAGCATAA
- a CDS encoding formylglycine-generating enzyme family protein, protein MVEIQGGIYTPLYSLDSQKITVKPFSMDVYPVTNADFLAFVKKYPDWKKSTAKRLYADSNYLRHWASDTEFPQYLSNSPVVNVSWFAAKRYCECEGKRLATTAEWELAAKASPTSKDGSRDTAFRQWLIQVLSKPSGNATPAVGLTPRNYYGVYDLHGLVWEWTYDFNSALTTGESRGNSTLDNSLFCGGGSFASKDVSNYPAFMRFAIRSSVKARYCVPNLGFRCVR, encoded by the coding sequence ATGGTGGAAATACAGGGGGGAATCTACACCCCCCTGTACTCCCTCGACAGCCAGAAGATCACGGTGAAGCCATTTTCCATGGACGTTTACCCCGTAACGAATGCGGATTTTTTGGCGTTCGTCAAAAAATACCCTGATTGGAAAAAATCAACAGCAAAACGGCTGTATGCCGACTCCAATTACCTGCGCCACTGGGCAAGCGATACGGAGTTCCCGCAATACCTTTCCAACAGCCCTGTGGTAAACGTCTCCTGGTTTGCAGCAAAACGATATTGCGAATGCGAAGGGAAGCGATTGGCAACAACAGCAGAATGGGAATTGGCCGCAAAAGCCAGCCCAACCAGCAAGGATGGAAGCCGCGACACCGCGTTCCGTCAATGGCTAATCCAGGTGCTATCGAAACCAAGCGGGAACGCCACGCCAGCAGTAGGCTTAACCCCACGGAATTATTATGGGGTTTATGACTTGCACGGCCTTGTTTGGGAATGGACGTACGATTTTAACAGCGCACTAACAACCGGCGAATCAAGGGGGAACAGCACTTTGGATAACAGCTTGTTCTGTGGTGGCGGATCGTTCGCATCGAAGGACGTAAGCAATTATCCGGCATTTATGCGGTTCGCCATTCGCTCCAGCGTTAAAGCACGTTACTGCGTGCCAAATTTGGGATTCCGATGCGTGAGGTAA
- the nirK gene encoding nitrite reductase, copper-containing, with product MEFFTQRGKGLIWALGLCLLIASCGDQNEADPASKLEEIQGQETAVLTDPPNVPPPITRKHPTKVIVHLEVVEKEMQMMDGVSYVFWTFGGTVPGKFIRVREGDFVEFHLKNHPDNKLPHNIDLHAVTGPGGGAASTFTAPGHETQFSFTALNPGLYIYHCATAPVGMHIANGMYGLILVEPKEGLPKVDREFYVCQGDFYTKGAYGEAGLQPFDMEKAMREEPDYVVFNGKVGALSGNTALKAKVGEKIRLFVGNGGPNMVSSFHVIGEIFDNVFREGGSVPDHNIQTTLVPAGGAAMTEFTLDVPGDFILVDHSIFRAFNKGALGVLMAEGTPNKNLYSGQQDDRIYQPEGGVIQSMPEGPAVEAKPMTKEEKLAQGKNIYASNCQACHQADAKGIEKAFPPLAGSDYFANDPSKAIMAVSHGLSGKITVNGKEYDGVMPKQNLSDAQTAAVLTYVLNNFGNKGGEVNAEDVAKLKK from the coding sequence ATGGAATTTTTCACACAACGCGGCAAAGGGTTAATCTGGGCATTAGGCCTTTGCCTTCTGATTGCAAGCTGTGGCGATCAGAACGAAGCCGATCCGGCAAGCAAATTGGAGGAGATCCAAGGCCAGGAGACAGCCGTGCTGACCGATCCACCAAACGTCCCTCCGCCAATAACCCGGAAGCATCCAACAAAGGTTATTGTGCATTTAGAGGTAGTGGAAAAAGAGATGCAGATGATGGATGGCGTTAGCTACGTTTTCTGGACGTTCGGGGGGACCGTTCCCGGTAAATTCATCCGCGTTCGCGAAGGGGATTTTGTGGAATTCCATCTTAAAAATCACCCAGATAATAAACTGCCTCACAACATTGACCTTCACGCCGTAACCGGGCCGGGCGGTGGCGCAGCATCAACATTTACCGCGCCGGGCCACGAAACACAATTTTCTTTTACGGCGTTAAATCCAGGGCTGTATATCTACCACTGCGCAACTGCTCCGGTGGGTATGCACATTGCGAACGGCATGTACGGATTAATTTTGGTAGAGCCTAAAGAAGGCTTGCCAAAAGTTGATCGCGAATTTTACGTGTGCCAGGGTGATTTTTACACAAAAGGAGCCTACGGCGAAGCTGGGTTGCAACCATTCGACATGGAAAAAGCAATGCGCGAAGAACCCGACTATGTGGTGTTTAACGGAAAAGTAGGTGCGCTTTCGGGAAATACAGCACTAAAAGCTAAAGTCGGAGAGAAAATCCGGTTGTTCGTTGGCAACGGCGGTCCGAACATGGTCTCTAGTTTCCACGTCATTGGGGAAATTTTCGACAACGTTTTCCGCGAAGGTGGCAGCGTCCCCGACCACAATATCCAGACAACGCTTGTTCCCGCTGGTGGCGCGGCCATGACCGAGTTCACGTTAGATGTGCCCGGCGATTTTATTCTTGTTGACCACTCAATTTTCAGAGCTTTCAACAAGGGCGCGTTAGGGGTATTAATGGCCGAGGGCACTCCCAACAAGAATCTCTATTCTGGGCAGCAAGATGACCGTATTTATCAGCCCGAAGGTGGCGTAATTCAATCCATGCCTGAAGGCCCTGCTGTTGAAGCAAAGCCGATGACGAAAGAGGAGAAATTAGCCCAAGGGAAAAACATTTATGCCAGCAACTGCCAAGCCTGCCACCAAGCCGATGCCAAAGGAATTGAGAAGGCATTCCCACCGCTGGCCGGATCCGATTATTTCGCTAACGACCCATCAAAAGCGATCATGGCCGTTTCGCATGGGTTAAGCGGGAAAATCACTGTGAACGGGAAAGAATATGACGGGGTGATGCCAAAGCAGAACCTTAGCGATGCCCAAACAGCAGCGGTTCTGACTTACGTTCTCAATAACTTTGGAAATAAAGGCGGAGAAGTGAACGCTGAAGATGTGGCGAAGCTGAAGAAGTAG
- a CDS encoding alginate export family protein, translated as MKILTMRIFLAILGLLMFANMAQSQTVKIIGQVRERTELDNRSFSQNPHLDPFHLLRSRLGGAITFNDHLGAMVELQDARTFGASRTVLNSGATSLDMRQGWIELRGLFDSTLTLRVGRQVLAYGNERLVGASDWGNFGQSFDGLVAKTTIGSVTLDGIAAAIARNPATPVYTRDVFLAGLWGGWKTAGGPADPTVTIQGFFLFDNPRFDSVRQNRHTVGVHSIGALSGIDYEVDGAYQFGDFFAGAAHRDIAATLVGVRLGYTMKEAMGLRIGAGLDMLSGKGTDSTKHQVFNTLYATNHKFYGHMDILDNAAQRGDMGLRDLIIQASVATSATTKIAADLHLLSLASNPDDLGISGGTATIGKELDLTFTAKLFDAFTLQAGWSLFDGDGDRLVIRGRKTVSWGFVSGTVSF; from the coding sequence ATGAAAATTCTCACAATGCGGATTTTTTTGGCCATACTTGGCCTGCTGATGTTTGCAAACATGGCCCAAAGTCAAACCGTGAAAATTATCGGGCAAGTGCGCGAACGGACGGAGCTGGACAACCGCTCGTTTTCCCAAAACCCGCACTTGGACCCTTTCCATTTATTGCGATCGCGGCTTGGGGGGGCGATTACCTTTAACGACCATCTGGGGGCAATGGTGGAGCTGCAAGATGCGCGCACGTTCGGCGCAAGCCGTACGGTGTTGAATAGCGGAGCCACAAGTTTGGATATGCGGCAGGGGTGGATTGAGCTTCGGGGATTGTTCGACAGCACGTTGACGCTTCGGGTGGGAAGGCAGGTGCTGGCGTACGGCAACGAGCGGTTGGTTGGCGCTTCCGATTGGGGAAATTTTGGGCAGTCGTTCGATGGATTGGTGGCAAAAACAACAATAGGGAGCGTCACCCTTGATGGAATCGCCGCCGCGATAGCCCGCAATCCCGCCACCCCGGTTTATACCCGTGACGTTTTTCTTGCTGGGTTGTGGGGTGGGTGGAAAACGGCTGGCGGTCCTGCCGACCCAACGGTCACAATCCAGGGATTTTTCCTGTTTGATAACCCCCGTTTCGATTCCGTTCGCCAAAACCGCCACACGGTTGGTGTGCACTCTATCGGCGCGTTGAGCGGGATTGATTATGAGGTTGATGGCGCGTATCAGTTCGGCGATTTTTTTGCCGGTGCGGCCCACCGCGATATCGCCGCAACGTTGGTGGGGGTGCGCTTGGGCTACACCATGAAGGAAGCCATGGGCCTGCGGATTGGCGCGGGGCTTGACATGCTTTCTGGCAAAGGGACAGATTCAACGAAACATCAAGTTTTCAACACGTTGTACGCCACCAACCACAAGTTCTACGGCCACATGGATATCCTTGACAATGCTGCCCAGCGTGGGGATATGGGGCTGCGGGACCTTATCATTCAGGCATCAGTTGCAACATCGGCCACCACAAAGATTGCGGCGGACCTTCATCTGCTTAGCCTTGCCAGCAATCCTGACGATTTGGGGATTTCCGGCGGAACGGCAACAATCGGAAAGGAACTGGACCTGACGTTTACGGCAAAGCTGTTCGATGCCTTCACCCTGCAAGCCGGATGGTCCCTGTTCGACGGCGACGGTGACCGCCTTGTGATTCGGGGAAGGAAGACGGTGTCGTGGGGCTTTGTTAGCGGCACGGTCAGTTTTTAA
- a CDS encoding Crp/Fnr family transcriptional regulator gives MIPEEILRQYQPRLVQLARDEMLFQQGERAAHFHVVKSGRIKMATWNDQGREFVQGYFTEGESFGEPPLFNNLPYPASAIAVVPSQVWKLPYDRFIELLRQNFDVHIKLTQVLSGRLIYKSMMLTEIAVEEAEHRLATLIEYFHRNDPTAPETGGAWKVPFTRQQLADMTGLRVETVIRSIKGMEGKGALRIDDGKIIWTKPRTYRTE, from the coding sequence ATGATCCCTGAGGAGATTCTTCGGCAGTATCAACCCCGGCTTGTGCAGCTTGCACGGGATGAGATGCTGTTTCAGCAAGGAGAGCGCGCCGCCCACTTCCACGTTGTGAAAAGTGGGCGGATAAAAATGGCAACGTGGAACGATCAGGGTCGGGAGTTTGTGCAGGGGTATTTCACCGAAGGGGAAAGTTTTGGGGAGCCGCCGTTGTTCAACAATCTCCCCTATCCAGCATCGGCGATTGCGGTGGTGCCCAGCCAAGTCTGGAAGCTCCCCTACGACCGATTTATTGAGCTGCTTCGCCAGAACTTCGATGTCCACATAAAGCTGACACAGGTCCTAAGCGGGCGGCTGATCTACAAATCCATGATGCTGACGGAGATCGCCGTTGAGGAAGCCGAGCACCGGCTGGCAACGCTGATCGAATACTTCCACCGTAACGACCCCACTGCCCCGGAAACCGGGGGAGCCTGGAAGGTCCCTTTCACCCGGCAGCAGCTTGCCGACATGACAGGGTTGCGGGTGGAGACAGTGATCCGTTCGATTAAGGGGATGGAGGGGAAGGGGGCACTGCGCATTGACGACGGGAAGATCATCTGGACCAAGCCGCGCACGTATCGAACAGAGTAA